In Tenebrio molitor chromosome 6, icTenMoli1.1, whole genome shotgun sequence, one genomic interval encodes:
- the kek6 gene encoding reticulon-4 receptor-like 2 isoform X2, which produces MAVVSLLMLMTALAFAAPDWMDCPTPCKCKWSSGKKTAVCEGGGFSSLPDNLDGEMQVLYLSDNYISRLARDAFKSVGLLNLQRIFMSNAALQEVHRDAFRDLIILVEVDLSHNQITSLHPETFHGNERLRVLYLNGNPLRRLVQAQFPPLPHLRSLELDGCQLEYVHRNAFVHLSALETLSLRQNLLRNLSEEVFMNFAHLKTLVLEGNPWRCDCELRGFRDWFLLSKLHSVPLTCSEPERLADRLWENVPSEEFACPPRVFVSPQAQVQAEAGGNVSFGCHVTGDPEPQVSWLYEGYPINHTWLVIEAEEGLLDKWANISVYNVSDADTGVYTCIARNILDTVSLNVTLVLPEVVTATTVSKSEGSLVWWGLVIVSVTLGCAAVITTIAVCCVRNRNRHHRRNLKASVSFTDQEKKLLDVSIATTTDRGTGSCEALGPDLELVEPPVHITIESEPLPLAVFPPPPEFSGSVLPTAAYGNIFISVSGQAGVPRNGDPAAEATRHSPLRQHGSPRHRRR; this is translated from the exons ATGGCGGTGGTCTCCTTGTTGATGCTGATGACGGCCCTGGCCTTCGCGGCCCCCGACTGGATGGACTGTCCGACGCCGTGCAAGTGCAAGTGGTCGTCGGGTAAGAAGACGGCGGTATGCGAGGGCGGCGGGTTCTCCTCGCTGCCGGACAACCTCGACGGGGAGATGCAAGTGCTCTACCTGTCCGACAACTACATCTCCAGGCTGGCCAGGGACGCGTTCAAGAGCGTCGGCCTGCTGAACCTCCAGCGGATCTTCATGTCGAACGCGGCCCTCCAGGAGGTGCACCGGGACGCGTTCAGAGACCTCATTATTCTGGTGGAGGTCGACTTGTCCCATAATCAAATTACGAGTTTGCATCCGGAGACCTTCCACGGTAACGAGAGGTTGCGCGTGCTGTACCTCAACGGCAATCCCTTACGGCGTCTGGTTCAGGCACAATTTCCGCCTCTTCCTCATCTGCGAAGTCTGGAACTTGACGGTTGTCAACTGGAGTACGTGCACAGGAACGCGTTCGTCCATTTGAGCGCCCTGGAGACGCTCAGTCTTAGGCAGAACTTGTTGCGGAATTTGTCGGAGGAGGTTTTCATGAACTTTGCTCATTTAAAAACTCTAGTGTTGGAAGGTAATCCTTGGCGGTGCGACTGTGAATTGCGCGGTTTTCGAGATTGGTTTCTTTTGAGTAAATTGCATTCCGTTCCGTTGACGTGTTCTGAACCTGAAAGACTTGCCGATCGGTTGTGGGAGAATGTGCCATCTGAAGAATTCGCTTGTCCACCTCGAGTGTTTGTGTCACCTCAAGCTCAAGTTCAAGCCGAAGCGGGTGGAAATGTCAGTTTTGGTTGTCACGTAACTGGTGACCCGGAACCTCAGGTTTCGTGGCTTTACGAAGGCTACCCCATCAATCATACGTGGTTAGTCATCGAAGCCGAAGAGGGACTGTTAGACAAGTGGGCCAACATAAGCGTGTACAACGTGAGTGATGCCGACACCGGTGTATATACTTGTATAGCTAGAAATATTCTAGACACGGTTTCCCTCAACGTGACGCTCGTGCTTCCCGAAGTAGTAACGGCGACGACCGTCAGTAAATCGGAGGGTAGCTTGGTGTGGTGGGGTCTGGTGATAGTGAGTGTCACGTTGGGTTGTGCTGCTGTGATCACGACAATCGCTGTGTGCTGTGTACGGAATCGCAACCGCCACCACCGCAGGAATCTGAAGGCGAGCGTCAGTTTCACCGATCAGGAGAAAAAGCTGCTCGACGTGAGCATAGCGACGACGACGGATCGCGGCACCGGCAGCTGCGAAGCCCTCGGCCCGGATCTAGAGCTGGTGGAGCCGCCCGTTCACATTACCATCGAGAGCGAACCGCTGCCGTTGGCGGTGTTTCCGCCGCCCCCGGAGTTCTCCGGCAGCGTCCTCCCGACGGCGGCCTACGGCAACATCTTTATCTCAGTGTCA GGCCAAGCCGGTGTACCACGGAATGGCGACCCTGCCGCGGAGGCCACGCGCCATTCCCCACTACGACAACATGGGTCCCCGCGTCACCGCCGGCGGTAG
- the kek6 gene encoding reticulon-4 receptor-like 2 isoform X1: MAVVSLLMLMTALAFAAPDWMDCPTPCKCKWSSGKKTAVCEGGGFSSLPDNLDGEMQVLYLSDNYISRLARDAFKSVGLLNLQRIFMSNAALQEVHRDAFRDLIILVEVDLSHNQITSLHPETFHGNERLRVLYLNGNPLRRLVQAQFPPLPHLRSLELDGCQLEYVHRNAFVHLSALETLSLRQNLLRNLSEEVFMNFAHLKTLVLEGNPWRCDCELRGFRDWFLLSKLHSVPLTCSEPERLADRLWENVPSEEFACPPRVFVSPQAQVQAEAGGNVSFGCHVTGDPEPQVSWLYEGYPINHTWLVIEAEEGLLDKWANISVYNVSDADTGVYTCIARNILDTVSLNVTLVLPEVVTATTVSKSEGSLVWWGLVIVSVTLGCAAVITTIAVCCVRNRNRHHRRNLKASVSFTDQEKKLLDVSIATTTDRGTGSCEALGPDLELVEPPVHITIESEPLPLAVFPPPPEFSGSVLPTAAYGNIFISVSVSRDPTIDASRCPDLLDLPHRAKPVYHGMATLPRRPRAIPHYDNMGPRVTAGGSSTLSLPGSAAVELPVPPPPPPPPSCAPQLTPEFVSL; the protein is encoded by the coding sequence ATGGCGGTGGTCTCCTTGTTGATGCTGATGACGGCCCTGGCCTTCGCGGCCCCCGACTGGATGGACTGTCCGACGCCGTGCAAGTGCAAGTGGTCGTCGGGTAAGAAGACGGCGGTATGCGAGGGCGGCGGGTTCTCCTCGCTGCCGGACAACCTCGACGGGGAGATGCAAGTGCTCTACCTGTCCGACAACTACATCTCCAGGCTGGCCAGGGACGCGTTCAAGAGCGTCGGCCTGCTGAACCTCCAGCGGATCTTCATGTCGAACGCGGCCCTCCAGGAGGTGCACCGGGACGCGTTCAGAGACCTCATTATTCTGGTGGAGGTCGACTTGTCCCATAATCAAATTACGAGTTTGCATCCGGAGACCTTCCACGGTAACGAGAGGTTGCGCGTGCTGTACCTCAACGGCAATCCCTTACGGCGTCTGGTTCAGGCACAATTTCCGCCTCTTCCTCATCTGCGAAGTCTGGAACTTGACGGTTGTCAACTGGAGTACGTGCACAGGAACGCGTTCGTCCATTTGAGCGCCCTGGAGACGCTCAGTCTTAGGCAGAACTTGTTGCGGAATTTGTCGGAGGAGGTTTTCATGAACTTTGCTCATTTAAAAACTCTAGTGTTGGAAGGTAATCCTTGGCGGTGCGACTGTGAATTGCGCGGTTTTCGAGATTGGTTTCTTTTGAGTAAATTGCATTCCGTTCCGTTGACGTGTTCTGAACCTGAAAGACTTGCCGATCGGTTGTGGGAGAATGTGCCATCTGAAGAATTCGCTTGTCCACCTCGAGTGTTTGTGTCACCTCAAGCTCAAGTTCAAGCCGAAGCGGGTGGAAATGTCAGTTTTGGTTGTCACGTAACTGGTGACCCGGAACCTCAGGTTTCGTGGCTTTACGAAGGCTACCCCATCAATCATACGTGGTTAGTCATCGAAGCCGAAGAGGGACTGTTAGACAAGTGGGCCAACATAAGCGTGTACAACGTGAGTGATGCCGACACCGGTGTATATACTTGTATAGCTAGAAATATTCTAGACACGGTTTCCCTCAACGTGACGCTCGTGCTTCCCGAAGTAGTAACGGCGACGACCGTCAGTAAATCGGAGGGTAGCTTGGTGTGGTGGGGTCTGGTGATAGTGAGTGTCACGTTGGGTTGTGCTGCTGTGATCACGACAATCGCTGTGTGCTGTGTACGGAATCGCAACCGCCACCACCGCAGGAATCTGAAGGCGAGCGTCAGTTTCACCGATCAGGAGAAAAAGCTGCTCGACGTGAGCATAGCGACGACGACGGATCGCGGCACCGGCAGCTGCGAAGCCCTCGGCCCGGATCTAGAGCTGGTGGAGCCGCCCGTTCACATTACCATCGAGAGCGAACCGCTGCCGTTGGCGGTGTTTCCGCCGCCCCCGGAGTTCTCCGGCAGCGTCCTCCCGACGGCGGCCTACGGCAACATCTTTATCTCAGTGTCAGTGAGTCGAGACCCCACGATCGATGCTTCCAGGTGTCCTGACTTGTTGGACTTGCCCCACAGGGCCAAGCCGGTGTACCACGGAATGGCGACCCTGCCGCGGAGGCCACGCGCCATTCCCCACTACGACAACATGGGTCCCCGCGTCACCGCCGGCGGTAGCTCCACACTTTCGCTACCCGGCTCGGCAGCTGTGGAATTGCCGGTGCCGCCCCCGCCTCCGCCGCCTCCCAGCTGCGCTCCCCAGCTCACCCCCGAGTTCGTCTCTCTCTAA